The genomic interval CCTACATATACCTCTTATTGTGATATCTGTGATGCACTTCGAGAAATCTTTAAAAGGTTCTTAGTGTAGGACTGTAGCAAAGGACTACTGTATCTGTGAGGAGTTCAGGACTTGTAGTGTCGGTCAGGACATTGGTAAATGAGGCAGAGAATTCCGCACTGCACCTTAGAGTGAAATTGACTTATTTATTCGAAGTATTTAAATAGGTTTGGTTTGTctggtctacaataaaaaaaaaatacataaaacttatTGGTAAATTACACAAAAGTCCACTAGATGTCTGTATTACTCAAATTAGGCGCTAGCTTATCGGCAGTATAAGATCCACATCAGTAAAGTTTATCAGTAAACAGTATCAACAAACTAATAGTAAAGTACATTGGTGTAAAAACATAAACTGTTATTGAAAGGATATTGCTGAATGTAAATAACACTAAGGCACATTCCCAACATATAAGCGCTAAACAGTACACTTTAAACAACGTGGCATCTTAACTTAACGTATAACAAACATACAATACAAGTCAAATGCAAATAAATCCACCTCTAGTCATTAACACACACTTCGTAACTGATTTGGTATATTAGAAATTCTCAACTGTTGCCATTATTATAACTCCTTAAGGAAATtaacaaacaaagtaaaacaaacacacatgaaTCTTACATCTCCGCTGACATCCCATAATACGTGCTCACGTGCATGCTGCGTGTCTCTTAATTATTTCTGTCTCTCTAACAAGGACGCCCGTACGTCGCTTGATCATCCAGCAGAAAGAGCAGCGGCTTCACCACCGTGTAGTTTGAACCTTTATAGCTGACGGCTGGTTTTGTTAGATTTGCGGGCATCTGTGTGGTTTCTaaacagaaataagtaaatacagcAAACGCACAAATATCAATGCCAGGTAATCAAGCTACAGACAGACTCGATCAAACCTGTTTAGTTATCCAGGAACAGCAGTTACAGCGATCGACTTCTCTTATTTTAAACATAAAGTCGTCCAGGAGGTGGCACTGTTGCGCTGAAACACACATTTTGCCACGCGAACAGAAAGCTTACAGATAGATGAAAATGTGCTAATGCAGTGAAAGTAATTTATGgtgagactttttttttggcaaggTGGGTTATTGTTTCTTGACTTTGTATTTGGCGTTTATCTTTTGGATTCTGTCGATCATTTCTCTGGCCATAACCTTCTATTTTGGACCATTTGACTGTCACTGACTGGTTGGCTGTATTCTGCCTTTGGCAATCTaactagtgtgatggatggcaggcATGGACTGTCATCCCATCTGGGTCAGAACATGGATCCTTACCCAGCCTGGAGGCCACTGTAATGACAATTTATTCAGGTTGGTTTCCTCCCCAAAACACTGGGAGGCAGTATACCCAGGCTCGGATTTCCACACAGACACCCGCAAGGCAGGCTGGGTATTGTAGTCTTGTGGGGCAGCAGCCTTGTTTGGTGCTGTGAGGTACGCCAGGGGTttttggggtggggtggggtgttcAGGTACTCATTCTTTCTTCATGGTGTATCAGCCATACCCAGAAATGCTTCCGAGGGACAATCTCATGACACCTTAAGTTCTTGGGTTCCATGGAAAAGAAGCAATCCCACTCCAGCACAttagagccagaatcgggaggaagcaGACAAAATATTCCTGGGAGGAGCAGAAGTGAGGAGGAAGTCATTGAAGAGTGCTTTGTGTTAAGTTGTCCCCTTTGGAGATCTGTGTAACGGGATTCGCAAAATTCaaccttttatttaaacagaGACTCGTGTCTGTGCGCTTGTGTCAGGagttgccccctggtggccacactaGCATAGTGGAAGCTATAAGGCCCTTCTAAGAAGACTTTAGTGCTAAAATCCCATTGCCGAAGACTATGGCCTTGCTCAATGTGTTGGTTTTGCTTTCTGGTTCAACGCTCATTAAGTGACCCCTCAGCCTGCCTACCAACCATTCTTTTTGTTGTGCACCTTTTGAAATTCACAGAGGATATTTGTAACTTTTGGTTCAATTTACTCCAAGCCATTATGGATTTAAGACATCTTGAAAATTTCATGATAGCTTCATATGGACAACATGGATATTTCCAGATCTCTCACAAATTTCATTGACTTGCAATTCATTCATTGTTTGAAGTGTGCAGCCTAATACCATGTGGGCCATGCGTTTAACCGATTTCTTTGCTAATGATTTCTTCTGTTTGTTTTGCAGCTGTGTGACTATGTCTAGTAAGAACCTTAAACAGACATTCTGGATTTTCCTCTTCCTTGTGCTGCTCGTTGTCCTCTGGGTTTTCAATGACTTGCGAGGGGGCCCAGTGTTTCTCTACCTGGGCCCTAACCTCAGCCTTCTCTTCCTTAATGAGACCATCTATCCCATCAAAGGCACCAGGCATCTTCAAGTGTCTGCCTACTTggatgaaagaaaaggaaagggaaCTGTTCGGATcatcaccatgttctacagaccAGGGCCACACAAACTTCAGTGCATTTTTAACTGCAACAAGGGCGTCCCGTTCACCACCCCAGCTCAGGTAGAGCAGCACAGTGACAACTTTGGCTTCCCATTCGTAACTGCGGATGTTTTTTGTGAAACATCTTACAGGTGTAAGGCCACACATGTCGGCCTTCAAACACAAGGGTCCATGCAGAATAATGACAGCTTGATGCCCATTCAAAACCTGCAGCAGCGTAACAACGGCTTTGAGCGAGACTTGACCGTCTGTATCTCCAATCTCTTTGGGGACTACAACAATGTCTTGCAGTTCATCCAGACCATGGAGGTGTACAAGATACTGGGGATCGGGAGAGTAGTGATCTACAACACCAGCAGCAGCCACATGCTGGAGAAGGTCCTGCATTACTATGTAAACGAGGACATGTTGGAGGTGATCCCTTGGCCGATCTCTCACTTCCTCAATCCTTCACGTGGCTGGAGATTTGAAGAGCACGGTGGGGACATTCACTACTTCGGCCAGCTCACAACTCTCAATGACTGTATTTATCGCAACATGTACAAGTCCAGGTTCTTGCTTCTTAATGACATTGATGAGATCATTGCTCCTTACCAGCACACAAATCTGAACCTGATGATGGATGAGTTGGAAAAGAAACAGCCTGACACGTGCGTGTTCCTAGTAGAGAACCACATCTATCCATATAACGTGTTTGACGATAGCGGAAGGTTCAATCTGTCACTGTGGAGGCAAGTACCAGGAATAAATATCATGGAACACATCCATAGGGAGCCAGACCGCAAACACATTGTAAATCCCACCAAGATCATAGTTAACCCCCGTAAAGTGGAGCAGACATCGGTGCACTCTGTTCTGAAGAGGTTTGGAAATGAATACAGGGTTCCTTTTGACATCTGCAGGATCGTACACGTGCGGGTGCCTTTACAGGGACATCTGTCCAAAGAGGAGCTAATTGTGGACACCAAACTGTGGGAATATCACAAGGAGTTGGTACCAAGGGTCAATAAAGTCATTGGAGAAAGTGGCATTTTGAGCTGAGGGCATTGCTAATTTCATTTAGGAGGACGGCCTTCTAAACGTGAAAAGTCAACTACCACTTGAAGGGGAAGTGAAACAGGTCACGGGATTAGGCCAAATGCTGCACAGGCATGTGTTCATGTCTTGGAACAACGTCCATGAAGCACCAGTAGCTTTCTGCTTTGAAATCCCACCAAAGAAACTGAGGACTCGTATGTGTCCCTGCAGACTGTTCAGTCATAATGGTGTGGGTCCCATGGAATTCTGCTTTAGCAGCCCTGGTCTGTCTCTACCATACTGCTTCCCTCCTTGTTTCCTTCACCAATGACTTCTGATAATTGTCCCCAACAGATACTGTGATGAAAACCAGGGAAATGTTTTCCAACAGTTGATGTCCAAACTGATGAATGTAATTAAAATGACTTGCACACATGGAAACAATTGTTCACACTTTCTATCTGACATTCCTCACTCTGATCTTATATGGTCGGAAGAACACTGACATGGATTGCAGCTGCTCCACTACCACACCAATCACTTCATGCTAGAGAAAACGTCTTTGGGTTCATATATGTTATAGGGCGCCTGAGCACctatgaaaaatccatccatcgatccatccatccattatccaacctgctatatcctaactacagggtcacgggggtctgctggagccaattccagccaacacagggcgcacccTTTTAAATAACGCACTCAAAATTATTGATGGGCAGTCACagaatccacattactaaccgagaatgctaaaccggatgatggacgcaggcacatccggcaatgggccgtagctgcaaaaagacgtactgcgcaggcgcaaaaagagtccgcgagagtcggctgaggagccgagaaaggcggacaaaagagggcgagagaggcggatgaggagaaaggcggacaaaagagggcgagagaggcggatgagggtccgcgagaggcgcaggcgcaaaaagagtccgcgagagtcggagaaaggcggacaaaagagggcgacaaaggcggacaagaccacagaaaaaaggagtgagcacatacaaaaaggaatcacagaaatgagtcgcaacaagcaccgaaaaaaggaaaaggcacataaaaaagtagtcaaacgcgggcaaagaacgaaacacattgcacacgaaactaaacacaccaaaaaaaaagaacagacgagcgcacaacagcaaggcacgaccacaccccccccaccctacaggcacgagacgggacgggacgggacacacaccaagagggggattcaacaagcccatggaagacaaaaaaaaagaacacaaaaccgccccacagaccctacaagcaagggacgggacacacacaaagagggggattcaaacaagacacaggaacacaaaaagaaagaagacgctcgcgcaacaacaatcccccccacacatccataagaagtgacacccaaagccacatattctaaagtgaacgtcgacaccttcacactagacagcataggtgtcggcataggtggatgtcctttcaataaagcactattaaccgttcaactgcacaaaaggatacatattaacagtgagta from Erpetoichthys calabaricus chromosome 9, fErpCal1.3, whole genome shotgun sequence carries:
- the LOC114642070 gene encoding uncharacterized protein LOC114642070, with amino-acid sequence MSSKNLKQTFWIFLFLVLLVVLWVFNDLRGGPVFLYLGPNLSLLFLNETIYPIKGTRHLQVSAYLDERKGKGTVRIITMFYRPGPHKLQCIFNCNKGVPFTTPAQVEQHSDNFGFPFVTADVFCETSYRCKATHVGLQTQGSMQNNDSLMPIQNLQQRNNGFERDLTVCISNLFGDYNNVLQFIQTMEVYKILGIGRVVIYNTSSSHMLEKVLHYYVNEDMLEVIPWPISHFLNPSRGWRFEEHGGDIHYFGQLTTLNDCIYRNMYKSRFLLLNDIDEIIAPYQHTNLNLMMDELEKKQPDTCVFLVENHIYPYNVFDDSGRFNLSLWRQVPGINIMEHIHREPDRKHIVNPTKIIVNPRKVEQTSVHSVLKRFGNEYRVPFDICRIVHVRVPLQGHLSKEELIVDTKLWEYHKELVPRVNKVIGESGILS